One genomic window of Homalodisca vitripennis isolate AUS2020 unplaced genomic scaffold, UT_GWSS_2.1 ScUCBcl_3701;HRSCAF=9392, whole genome shotgun sequence includes the following:
- the LOC124372657 gene encoding chromatin target of PRMT1 protein-like isoform X1, producing MSLKKILLKGTTRMSLHERFTCLRNQSGGESSGSQVTVQSVRQGLFSASQAASAKNRRLAQMMDRRPSVIAALKVRKRLMKQRLGQGQQRLSIKDRLSLRGRGGLRGRVGQRGLTLGRSPLTRLRGGRGNRRPGRGNLSRSQSQTNLIRSQSIQSLTARRSLNRGGGDGIIVRGRGRFQNRNIFNHQEFRRGGRGRGFRTRGGGFNRNQNDFQTRRGGGFGRFNNRGVRSRGFSRGRGGGRGRGGRAPVPTKEELDSQLDQYMAGSRGVLDRELDSYMAQQESWD from the exons ATGTCGCTGAAGAAGATTTTGTTGAAAGGGACAACACGGATGTCACTTCATGAACG CTTCACCTGCCTGCGTAACCAAAGTGGAGGCGAGTCATCTGGGTCACAGGTCACCGTGCAGTCAGTACGCCAGGGATTATTCAGTGCCAGCCAAGCAGCATCAGCGAAGAACCGACGTCTAGCACAGATGATGGACCGTCGACCCTCAGTTATTGCGGCTCTCAAAGTTAGAAAg CGGCTCATGAAGCAGCGGTTGGGCCAAGGGCAGCAGAGGCTGTCCATTAAGGATCGTCTAAGTCTACGAGGACGAGGAGGATTGCGTGGTCGTGTGGGACAGCGCGGACTGACACTAGGCCGATCTCCACTCACTAGACTGCGTGGTGGCCGTGGCAACAGGCGGCCTGGCAGAGGGAATCTTA GTCGCAGTCAAAGCCAAACCAATCTAATAAGGAGTCAGAGTATCCAGTCACTGACTGCAAGGCGCAGCCTCAACAGAGGAGGTGGTGATGGAATTATCGTGAGAGGTAGAGGCAGATTCCAGAATAGAAACATATTCAATCACCAAGAGTTTCGCAGAGGAGGTCGTGGAAGAg GTTTTCGAACACGTGGAGGTGGATTCAACAGAAACCAGAATGATTTCCAAACCAGAAGGGGAGGTGGATTCGGTCGCTTCAACAACCGAGGTGTCAGATCAAGAGGATTCag CAGGGGCCGTGGAGGTGGACGTGGCAGAGGAGGGAGGGCTCCTGTCCCAACAAAAGAGGAACTGGATTCTCAGCTGGACCAATACATGGCAGGCTCTCGTGGTGTGCTTGACCGAGAACTTGACTCCTACATGGCTCAGCAAGAGAGCTGGGATTAA
- the LOC124372657 gene encoding chromatin target of PRMT1 protein-like isoform X2: protein MSLKKILLKGTTRMSLHERFTCLRNQSGGESSGSQVTVQSVRQGLFSASQAASAKNRRLAQMMDRRPSVIAALKVRKRLMKQRLGQGQQRLSIKDRLSLRGRGGLRGRVGQRGLTLGRSPLTRLRGGRGNRRPGRGNLSRSQSQTNLIRSQSIQSLTARRSLNRGGGDGIIVRGRGRFQNRNIFNHQEFRRGGRGRGFRTRGGGFNRNQNDFQTRRGGGFGRFNNRGVRSRGFRGRGGGRGRGGRAPVPTKEELDSQLDQYMAGSRGVLDRELDSYMAQQESWD from the exons ATGTCGCTGAAGAAGATTTTGTTGAAAGGGACAACACGGATGTCACTTCATGAACG CTTCACCTGCCTGCGTAACCAAAGTGGAGGCGAGTCATCTGGGTCACAGGTCACCGTGCAGTCAGTACGCCAGGGATTATTCAGTGCCAGCCAAGCAGCATCAGCGAAGAACCGACGTCTAGCACAGATGATGGACCGTCGACCCTCAGTTATTGCGGCTCTCAAAGTTAGAAAg CGGCTCATGAAGCAGCGGTTGGGCCAAGGGCAGCAGAGGCTGTCCATTAAGGATCGTCTAAGTCTACGAGGACGAGGAGGATTGCGTGGTCGTGTGGGACAGCGCGGACTGACACTAGGCCGATCTCCACTCACTAGACTGCGTGGTGGCCGTGGCAACAGGCGGCCTGGCAGAGGGAATCTTA GTCGCAGTCAAAGCCAAACCAATCTAATAAGGAGTCAGAGTATCCAGTCACTGACTGCAAGGCGCAGCCTCAACAGAGGAGGTGGTGATGGAATTATCGTGAGAGGTAGAGGCAGATTCCAGAATAGAAACATATTCAATCACCAAGAGTTTCGCAGAGGAGGTCGTGGAAGAg GTTTTCGAACACGTGGAGGTGGATTCAACAGAAACCAGAATGATTTCCAAACCAGAAGGGGAGGTGGATTCGGTCGCTTCAACAACCGAGGTGTCAGATCAAGAGGATTCag GGGCCGTGGAGGTGGACGTGGCAGAGGAGGGAGGGCTCCTGTCCCAACAAAAGAGGAACTGGATTCTCAGCTGGACCAATACATGGCAGGCTCTCGTGGTGTGCTTGACCGAGAACTTGACTCCTACATGGCTCAGCAAGAGAGCTGGGATTAA